In ANME-2 cluster archaeon, the following proteins share a genomic window:
- a CDS encoding type II toxin-antitoxin system PemK/MazF family toxin, which yields MNYNRGDVVIVPFPFVTSEGALQKARPALIISDHSIDRRFDDLIMVGITSRIVKDMKKTEYRIVEGTEDFKYSGLIKTSVVRCEYIMTVPQGLVARKLGHLPDETIKKIDKKLKLSLGINE from the coding sequence ATGAATTATAATCGTGGCGATGTCGTCATTGTTCCATTTCCATTTGTAACTTCGGAAGGGGCATTGCAGAAGGCACGACCCGCGCTGATCATCTCTGACCATTCGATTGATAGGCGTTTTGATGATCTGATTATGGTTGGAATAACATCTCGAATTGTTAAAGATATGAAAAAGACGGAATATAGGATTGTTGAGGGAACGGAGGATTTTAAATATTCCGGGTTGATAAAAACATCGGTAGTACGGTGTGAATACATCATGACCGTGCCACAGGGACTGGTTGCGAGAAAGTTGGGACATTTACCTGATGAAACAATAAAGAAAATCGATAAAAAATTGAAATTGAGTTTAGGAATAAATGAGTAA
- a CDS encoding HAD hydrolase family protein, with translation MIRAAGLGVAVGNAHPALKDAADLVTTGQYGAGVVEALKLTGLELNRLSDNYCQ, from the coding sequence ATGATCAGGGCGGCCGGCCTGGGTGTGGCAGTGGGAAATGCTCATCCGGCCCTGAAAGATGCTGCTGATTTGGTAACCACAGGCCAGTATGGGGCAGGTGTGGTGGAAGCACTCAAATTAACAGGCCTTGAACTTAACAGGCTGTCCGACAATTATTGTCAGTAA
- a CDS encoding UPF0175 family protein: MDKMSEIKTTLNLPASFPFSVKVRESEMPDFIKRTLAIELYREGKISLGKAAELAGVRNKWEMLTLLDKSGVPLNYTIEDFEKNLDTLERITG; encoded by the coding sequence ATGGATAAAATGAGCGAAATAAAGACCACTCTTAACCTTCCTGCAAGTTTCCCATTCTCGGTCAAAGTCCGCGAGAGTGAGATGCCAGATTTCATAAAGAGGACACTTGCCATTGAACTTTACAGGGAAGGCAAAATATCTCTTGGTAAAGCCGCTGAACTGGCAGGTGTAAGAAATAAATGGGAGATGCTGACACTACTGGATAAGAGCGGTGTTCCTTTGAACTACACTATTGAAGATTTTGAAAAAAACCTGGATACACTTGAGAGGATTACCGGATAA
- a CDS encoding PRC-barrel domain containing protein, with protein sequence MKKIFARNLRDKQVVSSDGVTLGVLNNIVIDIRSGSIEDLVVKPDIALEKAKYKEDGDFILMPFGSVRAIKDYIVVDKTMSLASAAEPPVTEG encoded by the coding sequence ATGAAAAAAATATTTGCAAGGAATCTCAGGGATAAACAGGTTGTCAGTTCGGATGGAGTGACCCTTGGAGTATTGAACAATATTGTGATAGACATCCGCAGCGGTTCCATTGAGGATCTTGTGGTCAAACCTGACATCGCACTTGAAAAAGCAAAATACAAAGAAGATGGTGATTTTATCCTCATGCCCTTTGGTTCTGTCAGGGCCATCAAAGATTACATTGTAGTGGATAAGACCATGTCCTTAGCTTCAGCAGCAGAGCCGCCTGTTACTGAGGGGTGA